Proteins encoded together in one Candidatus Lariskella endosymbiont of Epinotia ramella window:
- a CDS encoding helix-turn-helix transcriptional regulator: MSKKKATSAHPVDIYVGMRLRKKRQDLGVSQETLANAVDLTFQQIQKYEKGLNRISCSKLHDVAKFLKTDIKYFFSGLEEYDNSRLLNVPSGAALHENGSQYKSHNSDFAELQDAFDSIKQKELKKSIINIVQNLALN, translated from the coding sequence ATGAGTAAAAAGAAGGCTACATCAGCACATCCAGTCGATATATATGTTGGCATGAGACTACGTAAAAAAAGACAAGATTTAGGCGTTAGCCAGGAAACTTTGGCTAATGCTGTTGATCTTACTTTTCAACAAATTCAAAAATATGAAAAGGGTCTAAATAGAATCAGCTGTAGCAAGCTACATGACGTTGCGAAGTTTTTGAAAACTGATATCAAGTATTTCTTTAGTGGTCTAGAAGAATATGATAACAGTAGATTGCTAAACGTTCCAAGCGGAGCTGCTTTGCATGAGAATGGATCTCAGTATAAATCTCATAATTCAGACTTTGCAGAATTACAAGATGCATTCGATTCTATAAAGCAGAAAGAGTTGAAGAAAAGTATAATAAATATAGTGCAAAACTTAGCACTAAATTAG
- a CDS encoding IS256 family transposase produces MLSLIKSRILINLYGYARGLINEAIDLLIEGGADLKTVLKQDGLIKELTKSILERALQAEMSEHLGYNKYDRSETENCRNGHYNKNLITENGSIELNIPRDREGKFAPVIVSKNQTRIDGLDQKIISLYAKGMSLSDIKIQLQELYGAEVSESLISRVTDDVIDEVRIWQSRPLEPLYPIVYFDCLIVKVRQDKQIINKSVYVALGIDLQGRKDILGLWISENEGSKFWLSNFTELKNRGLKDILIACSDNLTGMSEAICASYPKTEHQLCIVHQIRNSLKYVSYKDRKLLASDLKLIYSSATEDEAHLALESFDKKWSKRYPHIAKSWYNNWENLVIFLQYPESIRKIIYTTNAIESLNSQLRKVTRNKRVFPNDDSVFKVLYLTIDYITKKWTMPISNWNEAMAHFIIKFDGRF; encoded by the coding sequence ATGTTATCCTTGATAAAATCAAGGATTTTAATCAATTTATATGGTTATGCAAGAGGTCTAATAAATGAAGCGATAGATTTACTGATAGAAGGAGGAGCGGATTTAAAGACAGTACTGAAGCAGGATGGATTGATTAAGGAATTAACGAAGAGTATTTTGGAGAGAGCCTTGCAGGCAGAAATGTCTGAACACTTAGGTTATAACAAATATGATAGGTCTGAAACTGAGAATTGCAGGAATGGTCATTATAATAAGAATTTGATTACTGAGAATGGCAGTATCGAGTTAAATATTCCGCGAGATAGAGAAGGTAAATTTGCACCTGTAATTGTCTCCAAGAATCAAACAAGAATAGATGGTTTAGATCAAAAGATAATATCTCTGTATGCCAAGGGGATGAGTTTGTCTGATATCAAGATCCAATTACAAGAATTATATGGAGCAGAAGTTAGTGAGAGTTTAATTAGTAGGGTTACAGATGATGTAATTGATGAGGTTAGAATTTGGCAGAGTAGACCTCTTGAACCATTATATCCTATAGTATATTTTGATTGTTTAATAGTTAAGGTAAGGCAAGATAAACAGATAATTAATAAATCAGTATATGTTGCGCTGGGTATAGATTTACAGGGCCGGAAAGATATTTTAGGATTATGGATAAGTGAGAATGAAGGATCTAAATTCTGGCTTAGTAATTTTACTGAATTGAAGAATCGAGGATTAAAAGATATATTAATTGCCTGTAGTGATAACCTGACTGGTATGTCTGAAGCTATATGCGCAAGTTATCCCAAAACTGAGCATCAGCTTTGTATAGTACATCAAATTAGAAATAGCCTGAAGTATGTATCATATAAAGACAGAAAATTATTGGCATCAGATTTAAAGCTTATTTATAGCTCTGCTACTGAAGATGAAGCGCATCTTGCCCTAGAATCTTTTGATAAGAAATGGAGTAAACGATATCCACATATAGCAAAATCCTGGTATAATAATTGGGAGAATCTTGTAATATTTCTGCAATATCCAGAGAGTATCCGTAAGATAATTTACACTACAAATGCTATAGAATCGCTGAATAGTCAGTTGAGAAAAGTTACAAGAAATAAGCGTGTTTTCCCAAATGATGATTCGGTATTCAAGGTTTTATACCTAACGATTGATTATATTACCAAAAAATGGACCATGCCTATCTCTAACTGGAATGAAGCTATGGCTCATTTTATAATCAAATTTGATGGGAGATTTTAA
- a CDS encoding IS5 family transposase (programmed frameshift) has translation MKFENIKDEYAEEFRRLTGIKRGTFEVILSILKEAEAILKSQGGKPNKLALEDRLLMTLEYLREYRTYFHISRSYGISESACYRNIRWIEDTLIKDKRFSLPGRKALLKSDSEYELVLIDATETPIERPKKKQKHFYSGKKRRHTLKTQLIVDKRKKEIICTNFSNGKRHDFRLFKESGVHIHPEIKVLTDTGYQGIDKLHYNSELPKKKTKKRPLSRKDKKKNRQLSSERVLNENVIGMIKRFKIIADRYRNRRKRFGLRFNLLAGIYNFEL, from the exons ATGAAGTTTGAAAACATCAAAGATGAATACGCAGAAGAGTTTCGCAGGCTTACTGGCATTAAACGAGGAACGTTTGAAGTTATACTAAGTATATTAAAAGAAGCTGAAGCTATTTTAAAGTCTCAAGGTGGAAAACCCAATAAATTGGCTTTAGAAGATCGATTACTCATGACGCTTGAGTACTTGCGTGAATACAGGACATATTTTCATATTTCCCGCAGTTATGGAATAAGTGAAAGTGCCTGTTATCGTAATATACGTTGGATTGAAGATACTCTAATTAAAGATAAACGATTTTCACTACCTGGACGTAAAGCATTACTAAAAAGCGATTCTGAATACGAACTTGTGTTAATTGATGCTACTGAAACACCGATAGAACGACCTA AAAAAAAACAGAAGCACTTTTATTCGGGAAAAAAGAGGCGACATACTCTAAAAACTCAGCTTATTGTGGATAAAAGGAAAAAAGAAATCATTTGCACTAATTTTTCTAATGGCAAGCGTCATGATTTCAGGTTATTTAAAGAATCCGGAGTTCACATCCACCCTGAGATTAAAGTTCTTACAGATACTGGTTATCAAGGCATTGATAAGTTGCATTATAATTCAGAGTTACCAAAGAAAAAGACAAAAAAGCGACCACTAAGCAGGAAAGATAAAAAGAAAAATCGTCAATTGTCTAGTGAACGTGTTTTAAATGAAAACGTCATAGGCATGATCAAACGATTTAAAATTATCGCTGATCGTTATAGGAACAGAAGAAAACGATTCGGTTTAAGGTTTAATTTACTTGCTGGTATCTATAACTTTGAGCTTTAA
- a CDS encoding DUF5394 family protein — translation MDAHSLSVALKLLRQINDKIAAGGKLSKEEWNASIPTLSALFDYLVMNMENPNIDSNLLRIVMQILGISMRAVKKKRENEKELEQEEELSEERKKQVIRLIIYEIYKITNPHQLAGETALENFINNVQTRGLEVALQYEGAKNAGMFTKDELENLESHRQSFVEMLKETGFRGKGRGL, via the coding sequence ATGGATGCTCATTCTCTCTCTGTTGCCTTAAAATTACTTCGTCAGATTAATGATAAAATTGCAGCTGGAGGCAAGCTTAGCAAAGAAGAATGGAATGCTTCAATACCAACGCTCTCAGCATTGTTTGATTATCTAGTGATGAATATGGAGAATCCAAACATCGATAGTAACCTACTACGCATAGTTATGCAGATCCTTGGAATTAGTATGCGAGCTGTAAAAAAGAAAAGAGAAAATGAAAAGGAACTCGAACAGGAAGAAGAACTATCTGAGGAAAGGAAAAAACAAGTGATACGGCTAATTATATACGAAATCTACAAAATTACGAATCCTCACCAGTTAGCTGGAGAAACTGCTCTAGAAAATTTCATAAATAACGTGCAAACTAGAGGCCTTGAAGTTGCGCTACAATATGAAGGAGCGAAAAATGCTGGAATGTTTACAAAAGATGAGCTTGAGAATCTAGAATCACATAGGCAAAGCTTTGTTGAGATGCTAAAAGAAACTGGATTCAGAGGAAAAGGTAGAGGGTTATAA
- a CDS encoding IS256 family transposase, which translates to MKTEKNKKINEAIDLLIEGGADLKTVLKQDGLIKELTKSILERALQAEMSEHLGYNKYDRSETENCRNGHYNKNLITENGSIELNIPRDREGKFAPVIVSKNQTRIDGLDQKIISLYAKGMSLSDIKIQLQELYGAEVSESLISRVTDDVIDEVRIWQSRPLEPLYPIVYFDCLIVKVRQDKQIINKSVYVALGIDLQGRKDILGLWISENEGSKFWLSNFTELKNRGLKDILIACSDNLTGMSEAICASYPKTEHQLCIVHQIRNSLKYVSYKDRKLLASDLKLIYSSATEDEAHLALESFDKKWSKRYPHIAKSWYNRPLA; encoded by the coding sequence ATGAAGACAGAAAAGAATAAGAAAATAAATGAAGCGATAGATTTACTGATAGAAGGAGGAGCGGATTTAAAGACAGTACTGAAGCAGGATGGATTGATTAAGGAATTAACGAAGAGTATTTTGGAGAGAGCCTTGCAGGCAGAAATGTCTGAACACTTAGGTTATAACAAATATGATAGGTCTGAAACTGAGAATTGCAGGAATGGTCATTATAATAAGAATTTGATTACTGAGAATGGCAGTATCGAGTTAAATATTCCGCGAGATAGAGAAGGTAAATTTGCACCTGTAATTGTCTCCAAGAATCAAACAAGAATAGATGGTTTAGATCAAAAGATAATATCTCTGTATGCCAAGGGGATGAGTTTGTCTGATATCAAGATCCAATTACAAGAATTATATGGAGCAGAAGTTAGTGAGAGTTTAATTAGTAGGGTTACAGATGATGTAATTGATGAGGTTAGAATTTGGCAGAGTAGACCTCTTGAACCATTATATCCTATAGTATATTTTGATTGTTTAATAGTTAAGGTAAGGCAAGATAAACAGATAATTAATAAATCAGTATATGTTGCGCTGGGTATAGATTTACAGGGCCGGAAAGATATTTTAGGATTATGGATAAGTGAGAATGAAGGATCTAAATTCTGGCTTAGTAATTTTACTGAATTGAAGAATCGAGGATTAAAAGATATATTAATTGCCTGTAGTGATAACCTGACTGGTATGTCTGAAGCTATATGCGCAAGTTATCCCAAAACTGAGCATCAGCTTTGTATAGTACATCAAATTAGAAATAGCCTGAAGTATGTATCATATAAAGACAGAAAATTATTGGCATCAGATTTAAAGCTTATTTATAGCTCTGCTACTGAAGATGAAGCGCATCTTGCCCTAGAATCTTTTGATAAGAAATGGAGTAAACGATATCCACATATAGCAAAATCCTGGTATAATAGACCTCTTGCATAA
- a CDS encoding transposase: MYTTNAIESLNSQLRKVTRNKRVFPNDDSVFKVLYLTIDYITKKWTMPISNWNEAMAHFIIKFDGRF, from the coding sequence ATTTACACTACAAATGCTATAGAATCGCTGAATAGTCAGTTGAGAAAAGTTACAAGAAATAAGCGTGTTTTCCCAAATGATGATTCGGTATTCAAGGTTTTATACCTAACGATTGATTATATTACCAAAAAATGGACCATGCCTATCTCTAACTGGAATGAAGCTATGGCTCATTTTATAATCAAATTTGATGGGAGATTTTAA